The genomic DNA aagaacttgaggactgaaatgttgcacctttctgtatatgtgctatgcagtgcattcatatcacaaagtgcaaagcgttttatctctgcagccatgtcagtgtgttggcaagacaattttctcaatggtgacctgctgcttcgtctatgagctgccttcatgacatttgcattaaaggtgatgtactatcgtggacgaaagcaccctggaagtgcgagcgttgaccaaacTGCATTTCTGTTCAAGActgctgaaaacagtgggtcacgtatgcacattccgaacgcagatggtAGCACGGCTCATCCCAGCAAATAGTGCACCATAAAATTCGGttgactctcgcacgtcctgggcaatttcgGCCCCGAAGGCACATTCTCGaacaatggatatgctctgcaagatgaaatacgggaagcacctgtactttaacggatatagtacagatttagcatatggagtctttcgttttctgaatacggcaagcacctgtattttaacggttatagtacaaaTTCAGCatagtgtgttccgttttctgaatacgagaagcaccgtactttaacggttatagtacagattcagaatacagagtcttccgttttctagatacagaagcactcgtatcttgtattacggtctctcttttacagttgtccgttctacggaagtgaccgttcttaatttacgaaagagtgttcggtcacaaattaccagcaaattttctgtaaagtaaggaaaattttttttacagtgtaccctTGAAGAAATAGGTTATAACAACACATCCTAGCCGAACATTGCTCTTTAGCGTAGTTTGGTCAAGCTGCAATAATGATGATATGGCTATGGTGCTTCTGGATTGTAATTGCAAGCACGTTTAAGGTTAGCCAGCTGCAAAGCTTGCTATTTGTCGCCTTGAGCACGGCCATATAGCGTTGTAGTAACATTAAGCTTCGCCTAAGAGAGATACAGATTATTTGACCGGTGCTACATCATTCTTCTCCACGGACGTATTTTTTGACGTACGAGACTTCGAGCGTTCTTCATATGATGTTACGACCTATCATAAGCTTACTTGGATAAAAATCTCTTAGGGAGAATGTACATAGACAATTAACTATGTACCGCAGTTGATTATGGTCTTTGCGTACACTGGTGTAGTTTTGTGTTTTTCTTGTAACATGAGTACAGTACATGTAAGAAGCAGAAGCCGTTGACTTCATCTTTTTGGGGGGTATACAAAAATATTTCATCCCTGCTGTGATTCCTGAGTCGCAAGCGAAAGCTAATAAATTGGTTCGCGCCCTTTCAGCGACTGTTGTCACCGGATAAAATGCCATCAGGCCTAATGAAGATGAAGGCGCCTAGTGAAGGTGAAAAATAGACAACAAAAATTCAAGCTAGGATGAATGTGGTGACAGATGGGGAGTGCATTACTCTTTTTGTGGTTAACGTTTAGTTAGATCAAACAAGATCGAAACACTAATATGCTTTCTGGTGGCAGTCTTTCTTCGATTGTACAAAATCATGTTCATGGTGGGCACTTCGCTGCGGGTGACAGGGAGAAGATATAGCCGAGTTCCAGGAGTTCAGGGTGATGGCCAGCGCAGCTCGGCACGATTGCGAAGAAAATCGCAGCGTGGCACACTGTAGTATTCACGTTTCCACGTTTTGTAACTAGCGCGTGCATACACCTTCCAAATATTTGTATTCTGCTAAGTTCTGCTCGTTCATGAAATACGTCAAACGGAGGTGGACGTAAACATTTTCTAGATTTACTGTAAATTATATTTTGTTGCTTATCGGCACCGAAGCTTGACGGTGGGCTGTGAGAGACGCCGCATCGGTCTCATAACGCCGGTCTTCGTCCGCTTTGGCGTTTAGCCCTGACACATTGCCTAGCAGCGCCGAACGCATTAAAAGACCCCCGAGAGACAATGACCTAGTGTTTCTTGTTTTGCTTACCTAGCACACAACGTTTTGAGACTGACCCTTACAGATGGGTTATTGTGGCCACCTAAGCGTACTTCGCGTTAACGTTTCATATGATACGGCACGGAAATGCCACGCTTGTCGGAGATCTTACAGCCGCCTACTTCCGTGAGCAGTAGTATATGGCAGTAGTGGGCTAAAAGTTTGTGGCTGCTCGGAAATCTGTAAATGTAAATGTGCCATCAGCCGCACGCATGTCTTCGGGCTACCCGATAACTTGACCTAAGAAATATATTTAGGGAGAATGGGGTTCAATATTTACCTGGGAGGGAGGTGGGTGCCTATGCTTTAGTTATAATCCCACCGCACTAGTAAACTATATGGCCTACACACTCAAGACAATTACACCGCTGATGTTTGGGTTGATGTCTGAACACCATTTTTCACCCTTACTTTCCTACGAAACGTCTAAAATGGATGCATTTGTTAGCAGAACACCGTTACTTCAACCTTTCTATAATTTCACGGTGCCAAAGAGATGTTTTCTGCAAGAAGTAGAACTTACTGATATTAAGGGCAGTCGCACAGCGAAACTCTGCAAAAAACTAAAAAGTCAAAAGTGCCTTTTTTCCAACTGTTTGCGCTAAGTGATGGTTTGAGTACGTCATAAGGTCGCACAAAGCTGTAAGTTCTAATCTAGggtgctataacataaagctattccaaacttttctgttccatttCTGCGTTCAGCCCTCCATGAGCGTTTTTgaccacctccacttcacctATATGTCAGGTCACGTCACCACAACCGCGATAGCTGTCCACCTGATAacacgtgtacacactgattatgtatgatttcaCCGAATAAAAGAAAAGTAGTTAGTTCTCATTTgacgcattttcgccatttcccgCGGGCAATTTGTCAAGAGGTTTTGGACTTAACAGACTTCATCTGTCCGTCGCTcgacgccacaaaaccgcaaaaactcgccgcgtcaaagtgacgtgtacgcgtaaaaggtgcattaatgtgccgaacaaaactggattttcttctgaatagccacaggctgccccgttcctaaataaataaaggatggctgccaccgataactcaggcactggctacacgCTCGTGCCGGAGAGCTtgggtttatttgtgtataaCAAACGTCTTTGCTTGGCAGGGTAACAgttttgagcactttcggcacgtttacgaccccATTCGGCCAACTCTTCTTAGCTAAGGATCCATGTTGGCGTCgcttttaagcttccgttgcacgacgccgcaattttcgaccagccaccgcaagctacaTAAGCGTAAGTGGACGAATCGCAGACTCCAGCGaaaccctcttcatccggttatcgattctCATTGCagcggctcggccccatcgaatcccccTCCACTTAAGagtgctcctcgtctcttgtcagccaattagataagacaagccgctcagtgtaggcaatgtaaTTCGTTTTTTCgtcaaacaaaagtgacctcctgtgaacgaagagcgtttgattggtctcttcagataAGCCTGCGCGTGAACGCCCGATGCATGCGttagcggttacgcaaatttgacgtccgGAGATTGGAATACAAACATCCTGGAATAGTTTGACGTTATAGCAGTCCTGTTATACAGGTATTGTACATGGTATTCACACTGGTGGGCAGGCAAGACATAGCTTTTTCTGTTATTTCTTCTTGTGATTTTCGCTTGTTCCCACTATCGGGATTTGAGTAGTTGTTCCCACTATCGTTCCCACTATCGTAGTTCCCACTATCGGGATTTGAGTTGTTCCATGAATTACTAGTTGCCTATTATGGAAAAGTTCCATACACTATAGAAGAGCAATTTTTATACTGCTGGGATCCAGTATTTAATCACAGCGTGCTCAAGTGAGCCATAAAGAAAGCAGTACCACTAGACCCTTAGGAGATTCGGTTTCAAGCAGTCTAAACACGGGGGCTGCCACATGATCTCAAAAGGATCCTAAGCCACTTCGGCGTGTGGAAAATTCAAATTCATGTTATATCCTACGAGAAAACATGGTAGAAAATACGGCGTAACTTGTCGAGGTGCTTACAACAACATCTTGGCCACCAAATGGGGTCTCTACTCTGGATATGCTGAAAGGATCTAAAAAATCTCAATATATTTTCAGCAGTGTGTCACTGATTATTATGCCTGAATTGTTAGTTCTCGGTGTAACAATACaaagtcaaaaaagaaaaaaatggtagAGTAGTCGAAAGGTAACACTTTGCACAGCCACGTTGCACGCTCACAATTCGAATTCAAGCTGCGCGTTCTTCTTTCTAAATATTTTTATGAAAGTTTCAGAAAACACTTCAGTATTACTTGGGCGGACATCCAAAAGATTAGGGTAGTGATTCAATCAGGGatattaataaaaaaatgaatcTTAGTGGGCACCCTAGCAAAGTATGCATAGCAGTAAAGGTGCAATTACCTACACTGACCCTTTGAATTGCATGTTTAATTCGCCGAAACATCGTCTTTGGTAGGTTTTGGGCATTAGCTAtagacgggagaaaaaatgccaATATTTTCTTACGTGTGTCGTTAAGGGTGCAAGTTTCCTTAGCGTGTAGTCTGTGTTTACATTAAAATCAATGTTTTTGCAGTCGCAGGGAACCTGGCGTCAAAGTTCAGGAAAGCAGTCACAGAGGGAGAGTGAGTGTTACATAAGTTTCCGGAAGGAAAACTCTAGCTACCAGCCTTAATGTTTGCAGCACTTCGGTGGATTTGTTCTGACCATTTTGCTTTCAATCAATGTGAGATTTTCAACATGCTGCTTAAAGCAATAAACACACCACATACGTGTCGAAATGTTGATGTGCACAACTCAATGAGCTGTGAAAAAAGACCAATACATAACTACATAAAAATGGTGAGCCATTTTGCAGTTAAGATGCCGTTTTCAGTTTTAGATAGGGACCTCAAACTACAACAAAATTATATTGCTTCATAAATTCTTATTTACTTTCTCGGAATAAACGTGGGATGCGAACGTGAAATAATAATACATGCCATATCGCTTACTCACCGCTCAATTATGACAGTGCGtttacatatcatcatcatcatcataatcatcatcatgcaGAGCAGCTCATGACTGTATCGTCACTCACCTGgcacacgagtttgatgcttttcTCCAAGCAGCTTCAGAACCatgttgtgacgtcaacacttTGTGGCATCAATTTAAGTCAGTCGTGCTACACTGCACAACAAACTTCATCCCGATGAAGCGTTGcaaaccacaaaagaaaaacccATGGATATCGCGTGAGGTCCTTCAAGCGAAGCGTAAAGTAAAAAGACTTAGACATACTATTAAAAGAAAAGGGCCGAATCTATCTCTGAAAGACAATCTGACCTCCGCTCTCGCTGACTTCAAAAGAAAGTTAAAAAATGCAAAACATCACTATTTCAGCACAAGATTCCCCGACTTCATTACCAACAATCCACACAGGTTTTGGAAATACTTTCGCCCGTGTTTAGGTGTGTCACCCGAACGGTCTCTAGAAGAGAAAACAGCTCGAGCAAACAcattcaacaaatttttcttctcgGTTTTCACTTCAGACAATGGCTTACTTCCCTCCCTACCCTGCCCACCTAAAACCATCGATTCATTGAGCATTACCAATGCCGGTATTCTTAATCTGTTGCTTAATATCGATATCAAGAAAGCTAACGGGCCAGATGATATCCCGAACGAATTTTTAAAAACGTATACAGAATGGTGTAGCCAATACCTTGCCATTATATACCGCAAATCACTCGAGTCCGCACAACTACCAGATGACTTgaaaaaagcgaaggtaattccaatacataaatccggcgacagcaacgaaccttccaactacaggccaatctcacttatcagcacatcttgtaaaatattggcacatattatcttcaaacacatcactacatttctcgagcaagaacatatattaatacctcaacaacacggctttagaagtggcctctcaacagtaacacaactaaccgaagtggtccatgaccttgcgctcagcctaaacaaccgaagccagacagacatgatcctcctcgacttcagtaaagcgtttgattgtgtaagccatgtaaaattagttgcaaaactggaggctgcaatcggaggtggtcagattactgcatggataaaaaacttcttatcacatcgaacacaatatgttattatagataacaccccttccaggtctgtagctgtcacttccggtgttccccaagggtcagtactgggcccattgctatttttgctctttattaacgacattgctgctaacattgaatgtgacattaagctcttcgcggaggattgtattatttataaagaaattctcagttacgcagaccacttattgttaaacagagcactcgatttggtgtgcaattggtgtaaagagtggcaaatgtcaattaacaccactaaatctgtatgcatgtcctttacaacaaaaaagaagccttcagaattttcttacgccctcggtggcacttgcctgaataaagtaaataaccacaaatacctaggtttgacattctcttctaccctttcttggaacttacatactgataatattacctcagtcgcattacgcaagctttttttccttagacgatgtttacgccttgcaccgaagcacaccagactactagcctatacaacttttgttcgccccgtcttagaatacgctaacataatctggtttccacacacatcaactaacatatcaaaactagaaaatgtgcaaagaaaagctgtgaggttcatttttaacaaatacagtccctatgactcccctacaaacctcttagctgatgcaggtcttaaaacactatctgttagggccagacacgcccgcttaaaattcatctaccaactaatgcacgacagttataaggtagaccgaactaagtacgttactttgtctacatcacgcctgtcgcgaaataatcacccatttacactaaaccagtacagtattcgcaatgacacgttcaagttttcacttttcccacgtgcgatcagagaatggaatctcctccactcagacgtagtttcctctccgtcgctttcatcgttcatcaacctactggagacatgaaacagagaagacgccacttaacacacccacatatcttaatcttaacccacatatctgtaatacttatttctcaacgtggaatttatgcatttcaaaccccaaactccccgcttctgcgcggttgtctgttggctgtataagttctctgatcttacaagtgtcattcattcgctattttttatataaattctagtaatacaatattgttatattgttatactaCGGCATTATACTGTTAGATATAGTTAGTTATATAGTATATACAGTAATACAGTATATAGTTAGATCGGGCGTGGTGTCTCTTGTCAGCCCTGTTCCCATTCTGGTGGGGGAGCTGGGGTCGGTGATGAGGGTCAGGCCTGTTTCCTGTATATCCTGCCATAAAGCCTTGCCTTTGGCTCTTGTATAGGCATAGCCCCACGCTCCGtgcggggcgttaaaatctcccccgattagtaggggatgggagcccgcgatgtcggtggccctcctaaaaagggttagaaagcgctgtcgtatgtgcgctggcttgctgtatagattgaggataaacttgctgctttGGCTTTTGCTTTTAGGTataatttctacgaatacttGTTCAATCTGCGCTACCTTAAGGTCGTGACGAACGACCACTAAGCCTTTCCTAACCAAAGTAGTTACCGCTTGGTTCTCCCCGGATGGGGGACCGATGACTTGGTAACCGGGTAGTTTAGCTAATTCGTGTGTCTCTTGTAGCATTATTACATCGGGTTTCGATTTGtttttaaggtgttgttgcaggaccgctttttttgcggcgtaactcctgcaattccactgccatatcgtcagCGCGCCTCTTTTACCGTGCTTGCCTATTTTGGTCTGGTCGAGGGCTGGAGGTCTGAACGACCCCAGATGCTACTGCGTTGTTTACAGGGATGTCGTGGAATTGATTAGATGCGACCCCAGTTATGGGGGCCCCTGCGGTGGTTACTGGCTGCAGCTTGGCTACTCTAAGACTTAGGTTGGCCACGTTGCTTTCGAATTTGTCAATTCGCGACATTATGGTCGAAACCGCCAGCGTGAGGTTGCCGACGGCTTCCGCTTGTTCTTTGAGTACATTttgcatttctgttaatttctgtcCTAGGTCTGCCAGTTGTGATCCGGTTTGGCTGCTAACGGCTGGAGCCTTTCTCTTAGGTGGCGGAGGGTTGTCGTCCTCCTCCATGCTATTATTAGGAGTTACCGCAGCTGCACCTGCACTACAAGTACTCAGACGAGGAGATATCTCCACCCTTCGACTATTCTTAAGTTCCTGGATTTCTTTCGTGAGGTGTGAGACTAATTCTCTCAACTGCGCATTTTCCCGtctcatttctgctatttctttagaagctgcagtttcctcagttccgccgcggcgcgacgagcctttgaccgcgtctgcccagctcaccttgttggtgGCCTCTTCTACCGCCGGGCCGCCTCCGCTGCGGCGGGAAAGCGAACGCGTACGGCTCCTGGATCTGGTTCGGGCCGGTCCGGGTGTGCGGCTCCGTGATCTGGACTTTCTGGTTGTCGAGCGGGCCCTCGAGCGTAAACGGGGCCTGGTATCCCGGGAAGGGCGTCCAACAGATTCCCTCGTTGCCTCCGATGCTAGAAATtcttcctgttgtcgttgtctttcCCAGCGTCGTCTCTTGACTATATATGGCGTCTTGAAGCGAGCCTTGCAATTCTTATCGGCTGTTAAGTGCTCACCCCCGCAAAGTTGGCAAAGGGGGTTGCACTGGTGGTCGAGACCTGGGTTGGCCGTGCCGCAGCCTCTACAGATGCGGTCCTgcggattggggcacacgtccatgcggtggccCAGTCTGCCGCATTGGAAGCACAGGTCAAGTTGTTTTCTGTACAACGCGCACCTGATGAGAGCGCCTCCGTAGCGGACGAAGGAGGGAACTTTCAGTCCGGAAAACAGCACGATGACCGTGGTGGTATTGCTGAGTCGTTTCGCAGCGATTGCCGTAGGATTCTTGGGGGTAACGACCTGGGCGGTGATGTCGCGGGGCGAATCTTCGAGAGGTATAcccctgatgactcctttggaagTTAAGTCGGGTGCCGATTCATATGCGTTGGTCTCATAGGCCTGGCCGTTGACCACGAGGCGCTCGACTCTTTGGTATCTGTCTGCGTTGGCTTCACTGGGGGTAGTCACTACGATGATGTTCTGTTGTACGTTGAGGCACACGGTGTCGTCTTCCCTGTGCTCCCCGGGTATGCCAGCAGCTTGGTAGACGCACGAAGCTACTCGGGCCGCTCCTAATTCGCCAATCTTGAGGCCTCCCTTTGGGCGGATGATAATCTTGAAATCACCCTTCGGTAGATATGGCATGCGGCTGGCCTTGATTAACTGCTGTTTCAGTTTCTGCTCGCGCTTCTTCCTTCCGTCGGTGCCGAGGTGGGCGCCGAAACTGCTCGTATTTGATCTCTCAACGGCTTGCTTTTTCGAGCCGACGGTACTCCAGCCCGTGCCAGCCTCAAATTCTTCTTGGGAAATGTTCTGCCCTTGCACGAGAACCTCCATTTCTTCCGTCGGCGAGCGAGCGTGGGCGCGCGCCACGTGTACTTCTTGCGGGGGCGCCTATAGGCCTAGGCTCGCGGCAGCCACCACCGCGGCTGCCGGTGTGGCAGACGAAAATTTGGCGTAGAAGTTCGAAAAATGGGATTCCCACCTTGAAGTTGGTATCAGCAGAATCTTGGTAACTTGCTGCGTGAGATGGTAGCAAAAACTCGGTGATTTTCGGTGACTTCCCTGCGAAATCATTGAACGAagacggagccgacgtgaagtaCATCTGCCTTCTTCGgccacctcttcttcttcctcggCGCACATGTCTGCCAATACTTTTTCAGCATCTTTATGCCTTAAAATAAACGTTCTATTGTTTGAATGATATTATTGCGATATgctcaagcgatgctcaagaaacgagccgccgcgagaatgacgacgaagttggtcggtgcgcttggcgcgagcaaGTGTCAGCCTgcctgcctgg from Dermacentor albipictus isolate Rhodes 1998 colony chromosome 7, USDA_Dalb.pri_finalv2, whole genome shotgun sequence includes the following:
- the LOC139047568 gene encoding uncharacterized protein, which encodes MEVLVQGQNISQEEFEAGTGWSTVGSKKQAVERSNTSSFGAHLGTDGRKKREQKLKQQLIKASRMPYLPKGDFKIIIRPKGGLKIGELGAARVASCVYQAAGIPGEHREDDTVCLNVQQNIIVVTTPSEANADRYQRVERLVVNGQAYETNAYESAPDLTSKGVIRGIPLEDSPRDITAQVVTPKNPTAIAAKRLSNTTTVIVLFSGLKVPSFVRYGGALIRCALYRKQLDLCFQCGRLGHRMDVCPNPQDRICRGCGTANPGLDHQCNPLCQLCGGEHLTADKNCKARFKTPYIVKRRRWERQRQQEEFLASEATRESVGRPSRDTRPRLRSRARSTTRKSRSRSRTPGPARTRSRSRTRSLSRRSGGGPAVEEATNKHTAPDAGEASGNAVSRRRLSWKQGIWWTN